A genomic region of Bombus pyrosoma isolate SC7728 linkage group LG6, ASM1482585v1, whole genome shotgun sequence contains the following coding sequences:
- the LOC122568331 gene encoding neither inactivation nor afterpotential protein G, whose amino-acid sequence MWNYVLISTLVLFASLLYHCYFNGPTSIIELPNTHYDYIIVGAGTAGCVLASRLSEISNVSVLLVEAGGHFGWISSVPILSPIMQKTDVDWSYSTEPQRFSSKGFWNHIQKIPRGKGLGGSGQINHLVHSFGKPEDYKAWPRGWSHADLLPYFKKVSDIMNVMSSPEEEYLAQAFLMAEESLKLNNVTLQKGMYTTKRGSRWSTFNAHLQNAWNRKNLHILINTLVSKILFKENLNADGIKVIYKDGSVGNIAARKEVILCAGVINSPQLLLLSGIGSAEELDKFQIPVVSNVPEVGKNLFDHLLLPLYVNLQARVSITLYKLQTLPEVLNYFVFGRGWYATNGIMAVGRANDSGVMLFGMGSTDENILRSLSNYKIEPYKSMYPSYDNNSREGFLFLSYCLQPKSRGSISLRSNNIRHHPKIDPAYLQHYDDVLCTHGAVNFALQTLETPKFREYGANVHHPDLEECRHLPQDYRDIEYTECVLRVGALTSYHVCGSCRMGTDDRAVVDEKLRVRGVKKLRVVDASILPSPISGNPNSVVIAIAERASDLILGRTFN is encoded by the exons ATGTGGAACTACGTGCTAATCTCGACCCTCGTCTTATTCGCGTCATTACTGTATCACTGTTATTTCAACGGTCCAACCAGCATTATCGAGCTCCCTAATACGCATTACGATTACATAATCG TTGGTGCTGGAACAGCAGGATGCGTGCTGGCATCACGGCTTTCCGAAATTTCGAACGTGTCGGTTTTGTTGGTCGAGGCAGGAGGACATTTCGGATGGATATCGTCCGTTCCAATTTTGTCACCAATTATGCAAAAGACTGACGTCGACTGGTCCTATTCCACGGAACCGCAAAGGTTCTCTTCGAAAGGATTTTGGAATCAC ATACAAAAGATACCAAGAGGTAAAGGGTTGGGCGGCAGCGGCCAGATAAATCACTTGGTTCACTCCTTCGGAAAGCCGGAAGATTACAAAGCCTGGCCCAGAGGATGGTCACACGCCGATCTACTTCCGTACTTTAAAAAGGTGTCCGATATCATGAACGTAATGTCCAGCCCGGAGGAAGAATATCTGGCGCAAGCTTTTCTCATGGCGGAAGAATCGTTGAAGTTGAATAATGTGACTCTTCAAAAGGGGATGTACACGACGAAAAGAGGTTCCCGCTGGAGCACGTTTAACGCGCATTTGCAAAATGCCTGGAATAGAAAGAACTTGCATATTTTGATAAACACGTTGGTTTCCAAA ATACTTTTCAAAGAGAATTTGAACGCAGATGGGATCAAGGTGATTTACAAAGATGGATCGGTGGGAAATATCGCTGCGAGAAAAGAGGTGATCCTTTGTGCTGGTGTTATCAATAGCCCTCAATTGCTTTTGCTTTCGGGAATCGGGTCAGCCGAAGAGCTTGACAAATTTCAG ataCCAGTGGTGAGCAATGTTCCGGAAGTGGGCAAAAATCTGTTCGACCATCTTCTTCTTCCGCTTTATGTTAATCTACAGGCAAGAGTAAGCATAACTCTGTACAAGTTACAAACGCTTCCTGAGGTACTCAATTATTTCGTCTTTGGAAGAG GATGGTACGCGACTAATGGTATAATGGCGGTGGGTCGTGCCAATGATAGCGGAGTTATGCTTTTTGGTATGGGTTCTACCGATGAAAACATATTAAGGAGTTTGTCTAATTACAAAATAGAG CCTTACAAGTCGATGTATCCATCCTACGACAACAACAGTCGCGAAGGATTCCTATTTCTATCATACTGTTTACAACCAAAAAGCCGTGGTAGCATTTCACTGAGGTCTAACAATATTCGCCATCACCCAAAAATCGACCCTGCTTACCTTCAGCACTACGACGACGTTCTATGCACTCACGGAG CCGTAAACTTCGCTCTTCAGACGCTCGAGACGCCCAAGTTTCGTGAGTATGGCGCGAACGTTCATCATCCCGATTTAGAAGAGTGTCGACATTTGCCACAAGACTACCGGGATATCGAATACACGGAATGCGTGTTGAGAGTCGGTGCTCTCACCAGTTATCACGTGTGTGGCTCCTGCAGGATGGGCACCGATGATCGTGCAGTCGTCGATGAGAAATTACG AGTGAGAGGTGTGAAAAAACTGAGAGTAGTCGATGCCAGTATATTACCGTCTCCCATTTCCGGTAATCCAAATTCCGTCGTAATTGCCATTGCGGAACGAGCAAGCGATTTAATTCTCGGTCGCACATTCAATtag
- the LOC122568340 gene encoding uncharacterized protein DDB_G0272718-like — protein MFEEAVSKRRKGVEKRWKNGGQCYYPIYLFAAAIVLLHHHHHHHHHHHHHHHHHHHHHHHHLYRRYHRSVS, from the exons ATGTTTGAGGAGGCAGTTtcgaaaaggagaaaaggggTGGAGAAAAGGTGGAAGAACGGAGGACAGTGCTATTATCCGATATATTTATTCGCGGCAGCTATAGTTCTtcttcatcatcatcatcatcatcatcatcatcatcatcatcatcatc atcatcatcatcatcatcatcatcatcatctttATCGTCGTTATCATCGATCAGTATCATAA
- the LOC122568334 gene encoding coiled-coil domain-containing protein 43 has product MAVATNSFDTWLSKKLQALNTDEGVFGSYIKGILEGDETEDEKTEALEVILAGITDDNISKLVTEILKAWAECLPVEEVSASKVPVEDVDVRLARMLESQSLPTTTQRSYTEEERRIREAILAQYSQMSEEENSEGDGEEDGAGGGDCGIEKNTNTAAIIQQEREKREKAKLESQRKKEKDKEDREKQKQLREEKKEKRKTQKGERRR; this is encoded by the exons ATGGCGGTCGCAACGAATTCTTTCGATACTTGGCTCAGCAAAAAGTTACAAGCTCTAAACACTGACGAAGGTGTATTTGGATCATACATCAAAGGAATCTTAGAAGGTGATGAGACGGAGGATGAGAAGACCGAAGCCCTTGAAGTCATACTCGCGGGCATAACG GACGATAACATTAGCAAACTTGTGACTGAAATCTTAAAAGCTTGGGCTGAGTGTCTACCTGTTGAAGAAGTTAGTGCTTCAAAAGTACCAGTAGAAGATGTGGATGTTAGATTAGCAAGAATGTTGGAATCTCAGTCTCTTCCAACTACGACACAAAGAAGTTACACagaagaggagaggagaaTAAGAGAAGCTATTCTTGCGCAGTACAGTCAAATGTCAGAAGAAGAGAACAGCGAAGGAGATGGAGAAGAGGATGGTGCAGGTGGTGGAGACTGTGGAATCGAAAAGAATACAAATACAGCTGCTATAATACAacaggagagagaaaagagggaaaaagctAAGTTGGAGAgtcaaaggaaaaaagagaaagacaaagaagatCG agagaaacagaaacagttaagggaagagaagaaggagaaacgaaaaacacAAAAAGGAGAACGGAGAAGGTAG